A single region of the Sphingobacteriaceae bacterium genome encodes:
- a CDS encoding sugar ABC transporter ATP-binding protein produces MGEPVLRMRGIKKAFPGVRAVDWDPDDELTVAPGEMRALAGENGAGKSTLVQILAGIHPMDAGEIHLDGQPFQPGPHVRTQPGLIGIILQEPGLIPTLTVADNLFIGRESLYRQGGILNMRLRDRLARDILAQVELDISPRTIVSSLSLEEQKLVELARALSLNPRVLVVDETSAALSLKAVQHLFALLKKAQGEGKAILFISHHLEEIFQYCDSVTVLKDGRLVTTLPVGETNPDHLSTLMVGREVLVPVRERPSDTEQAEEPGPEAPDQEARDPAGDQTRRVPVLSVKGLTVPGVFEDVSFDVYPGEIVGIGGLVGAGGNEIGRALFGDLPVTAGRIQLDGRELNIRNPQAAVKAGIGYVPKERDKEGLILRFNITQNVTLPRLASFLTPFRFISRRKEQQAAREQIRDLGIRCRGERDICLHLSGGNRQKVVLSKWLTEPPRLLILCSPTRGVDVGAKGEIYRIIYSIADQGTAILLITDDLPELIGLSDRILIMRRARISAHLHRDDEPTEQRLIQYMV; encoded by the coding sequence ATGGGTGAACCGGTGCTGCGCATGCGCGGCATAAAGAAAGCGTTCCCGGGTGTGCGGGCGGTGGACTGGGACCCCGACGACGAGTTGACGGTGGCTCCCGGTGAGATGCGCGCCCTGGCCGGGGAGAACGGGGCGGGCAAGTCCACCCTGGTGCAGATCCTGGCGGGCATCCACCCCATGGATGCTGGGGAAATCCACTTGGACGGCCAGCCCTTCCAACCGGGGCCCCACGTGCGCACCCAGCCGGGCCTCATCGGCATCATCCTGCAGGAGCCGGGCCTGATTCCCACCCTGACGGTGGCCGACAACTTGTTCATCGGCCGGGAGTCCTTGTACCGCCAGGGCGGCATCTTGAACATGCGGCTGCGGGACCGGCTGGCCCGGGACATTCTGGCCCAGGTGGAGCTGGACATCTCTCCCCGGACTATCGTTTCCTCCCTGTCCTTGGAGGAGCAGAAGCTGGTGGAACTGGCCCGGGCGTTGTCCCTCAACCCCCGGGTGCTGGTGGTGGACGAGACTTCGGCGGCCCTGTCCCTGAAAGCGGTGCAGCATTTGTTCGCCTTGCTGAAGAAGGCCCAGGGGGAAGGCAAGGCCATCCTTTTCATTTCCCATCACCTGGAGGAAATTTTCCAATATTGCGACAGTGTCACCGTCTTGAAAGACGGCCGGCTGGTCACCACCTTGCCCGTGGGCGAGACCAATCCCGACCACCTTTCCACCTTGATGGTGGGGCGGGAAGTGCTGGTGCCCGTGAGGGAGCGGCCGTCGGATACCGAGCAGGCGGAAGAGCCGGGCCCGGAGGCGCCGGATCAGGAGGCGCGGGATCCGGCAGGCGACCAAACCCGGCGGGTTCCCGTCCTGTCGGTAAAAGGTTTGACGGTGCCGGGCGTTTTCGAGGACGTGAGTTTTGATGTGTACCCCGGGGAAATCGTGGGCATCGGCGGTTTGGTGGGGGCCGGGGGCAACGAGATCGGCCGGGCCTTGTTCGGCGACCTGCCCGTCACCGCCGGCCGCATCCAGCTGGACGGCCGGGAGTTGAATATCCGTAATCCCCAGGCGGCCGTCAAAGCCGGCATCGGCTATGTGCCCAAGGAGCGGGACAAAGAAGGACTGATCCTGCGCTTCAACATCACCCAGAACGTGACGCTGCCCCGGCTGGCTTCATTCTTGACGCCATTCCGCTTCATCAGCCGGAGGAAAGAGCAGCAGGCGGCCCGGGAGCAGATCCGGGACCTGGGCATCCGGTGCCGCGGCGAGCGGGACATCTGCCTCCATTTGAGCGGCGGCAACCGGCAGAAAGTCGTTTTGTCCAAATGGCTCACCGAGCCGCCCCGCCTGCTGATCCTGTGCAGCCCCACCCGGGGTGTGGACGTGGGGGCCAAGGGAGAAATCTACCGCATCATTTATAGCATCGCCGACCAGGGGACGGCCATCCTGCTCATCACCGATGACTTG